The Nitrospinota bacterium region TTTTTTCAGCTGTCCCATGTCCGCCCGCAGATAGTTGAGCCTGCGAAGCTCGTTGTTGAGCGTGGCGATGGCGGTGGCGGTGTTGAAATCGTCGTCCATCATCTCGACGAATTCAGCTTTCAGCGCGTCTCCGGTCTTGGCGTTTTTCAACTCTTCCCCGCCGATCTGTTCCGCGAAGGCCAAAAGATCGTAGAACCGCGAAAGGTTTTTGAATGCGTCCGCAAGGTACCCGTCGGCAAAATCAATGGGGCTCCTGTAATGGCTGGAAAGCAGGAACAGCCGCAAAGCCTCCGGGTGATACAGCTTTAGAAGGTCCTTTATGGTGAAAAAGTTGCCCAGCGATTTGGACATCTTTTCCTCGTTCACCGTCACGAATCCGTTGTGGACCCACGTTTTCACCGGCGCCGCCCCGGATGAGGCGTGGCTTTGGGCGATCTCGTTTTCATGGTGGGGGAACACCAGGTCCTTCCCGCCGCCGTGTATGTCGAACGTTTCGCCAAGGTACTTGCGCCCCATGGCGGAACATTCGATGTGCCAGCCGGGGCGCCCCTTGCCCCAGGGGGATTCCCAGAAAGGCTCGCCGGGCTTTGCCGCCTTCCACAGCGCGAAATCCAGCGGATCGCGCTTCGTCTCGTCCACCTCCACCCGGGCTCCGGACATAAGGTCGTCAAGGTTTTTCCCGGAGAGTATTCCATATGGCGCAAAGCTTTTCACGGCGAAATATACGGAGCCGTTGCTCTCATAAGCGTGGTTCTTCGCGATGAGCGACTGGATGATGTCTATCATCTCCGCGATATGGTCCGTGGCCTTCGGCTCGATGTCCGGCTTTAAAAGCCCCAGCGTCTCCATGTCCACGTTGAACTCATGGGTGTACTTCTCGGCTATCTCGTTCCACGCGGTCTTAAGCTCGTTGGCGCGGTTGATGATCTTGTCGTCTATGTCGGTGACGTTGCGGACGTAAAAAACGTCATACCCCCGGAACTTAAGATAGCGGTATATCACGTCGAACACGGTCCCGGCCCGGGCGTGGCCTATGTGGCAAAGGTCGTACACCGTGACGCCGCACACATACATCCCCACCTTCGGCGGGGCGATGGGGGCGAAGTCCTCTTTTTCCCTGGTCAGGGTGTTGTATATTTTCAACGGCATCTTATGTCCTCTTTTTCGATTCGGCGATACGGTCGATAATTCCCCGCGGGCCTAGCACGGCGAACAGGTCCTTCAAATTCGGCCCGGCCAGCCTTCCTGTCACCGCCGCGCGGATGGGGGCGAAAAGTTTCTTTCCCTTGGCGCCCGCCGCTTTGGAGACCGATTCTATCACAGCGTCGTAATCGCGGTCCGCCAGCGATCCGCGCTTTCGCATCTCGCCTTCAAGGGCCTCCACCACAGCGTCCGTCCCCTCGTCTGAAAGCGCTTTTATCGCATCTGCGTCCGGCGCAGCCCTTTTCACAAACTGCATGGCCACATCCGCCGCTTCCGCCGGCCTGTGGATGGTGCCGGCAACGGCGGTCATCACCCGGTTCAGCGTTTCGCGGGAAAAGTGGGAAAGGCCGATTCCGGCCTTGGCAAGAACAGGGGAGAGCGCCCGGGCAATCTCCCCCGGCGGCGAACCGCGCAGAGCTTTAATGTTTATATGGTCCAGCCGGGCCGGATCGAAATGCGCCGGGGAGCGCGACACTTTGCCGATGTCAAACTTATCCGTCAACTCTGATAGCGAAAGCGCTTCCGCCCCGCTTATCCCGCCGAAACCGAGCATGGTGATGGATGTGAGTATGGCCTCCGGCAGGTATCCGTTTTCGATAAGCTCCGCCACGTTCATGGAACCCTCGCGTTTGGAAAGCTTGTGCCCCGAAGCGTCCAGAATTATCGAAAGATGGTGATAGCGCGGATGCTCCGCCCCCAATGATCGCATTATCAGAATCTGGCGCGCCGTGTTGGAAAGATGGTCCTCCCCCCGGATGACGTCCGTTATCCGCATCTCCACGTCGTCCACGGCGGCGGCAAGGTTATAAGCCGCAGATCCGTCCTGCCGGACGATGATAAAATCGCCGATGTCGCCGGTGTTGATGGACATCTGCCCACGCACCCCGTCCAAAAATTCCACAAGGTCCCGCTCCACCTTGAACCGCATGGAGGGTTTCCGGCCTTCGTCCTCAAGCTTTTTGCGAAGTTCCGGCGGAAGGCTGCGGCACTTGCCAAGGTAGCGCGGGGCGATCTTCCTTGCGATCAGCGATTTGCGCTCCGCCTCAAGCTCTTCGGGGGTGCAATAGCACGGGTACGCCGCGCCGTTTTTAAAAAGTCTGTCCGCCGCGTTGGTATAGATGGAAAACCGCTCGCTCTGGCGGTATGGGGCGTGCGGCCCGCCGATGTCCGGACCCTCGTCCCAGGAAAGTCCCAGCTTTTTGAGCGAATCGAGCGCTTCGGCCTCCGCCTCGGGGGTGGCGCGGGCGGCGTCTGTATCTTCAATACGCAATATGAATTCGCCGCCGGACTTGCGGGCGTGAAGCCAGTTGAAAAGAGCGGTGCGAAGGTTCCCCGCGTGAAGCGAGCCTGTGGGGCTGGGGGCGAAGCGGACGCGGACTTTATCCACGGTCACTTCTTCCCGATCAAGGCCACGGCCCACGCCGCCATTCCCTCGCCGCGCCCGGTGAATCCGAGCTTTTCGGTGGTGGTGGCCTTCACGGAGACGTTTGCGATGTCCGTTCCCATGGCGTCTGCAAGGTTCTTTCGCATCATGCCGATATGCGGGGCTATCCTTGGCGCCTCGGCGATGATCGTGGCGTCCACGTTGACGACGCGGTAATCCGCGTCCGCCAGAAGGCGCGCGGTCTTGTGAAGGAGTATCACGCTGGAGATTCCTCTGTATTGCGGGTCCGTGTCCGGGAAATGCTTTCCGATGTCCCCAAGGGCCGCCGCGCCGAGCAATGCGTCGCAAATGGCGTGGACGAGCACGTCCGCGTCCGAATGCCCCAGCAGCCCCTTGCCGTCAAAATCGATGGTGACGCCGCCGAGGACAAGGCTGCGCCCCCCGGTTATCCTGTGCGCGTCAAACCCGTTGCCGATGCGGACCAAGTCATGCTCCATGTGAAAAGCTAATTTTAGATTAAGCGGGGAGAATACACAAAAGAGATTTGGGACGCGGAAGAAATTGCGGCAAATAAGTAAGTTGACCGCTATACGTAGGCAACGTACAATTGTCATATGGAAATACTTGAAACCTCCAAATTCGCCAGAGATGCTGATGATTATCTGGAGGAGGAGGATTTGGAAGAGCTTAAACTCTATTTGGCAATTCAACCTGATTCAGGAGTCGTTATTCCTGGGAGCGGCGGATGCCGGAAACTGCGATGGAAAGGGAGGGGCCGCGGTAAACGTGGTGGTTACCGGGTGATATATTTTTATAGAAAAATGCCGGAGCAAATATGGTTGCTCACCATTTACTCGAAAAGCGAATTGGAAAACATTCATCCCACCATAATAAAAAGGTGGAGACAGGAGATTGAATCATGAAAAAGCGGAACATCGGCCTTGAGGTATTGGACGGGATACGCGAGATGAAAAGCGGCAAAGCCGCCCGGCGTGCGGTGATAGACATTACGGAACAGATAAAAGCGATCAGGGAGAAAATGGATTTAAGCCAAGCTCAATTCGCCGAGTTGATGGGGGTGAGCAAGCGGACATTGCAGGAATGGGAGCAGGGGCGCTGCAAGCCGACAGGCGCCGCGTTGAAACTTTTAATGGTGGCCCGCTGTCATCCGGAAGCATTGCATGTATAGGCAGAGCCGCTGTCCGGAGTGTCTGGGTGTTTAACGCATCACCGCGCCCCCTCGCCGAAGGGAGAATCAGCGGTGTAAATCAATGCTCTAATCGTGTATTATGTTGCTGTAATCTCTGAATAAGGGGCGCATCATGGTGGATATTCAGCAGATTTTCGCTATCGTGATGGGGGGCGCCGCCCTGGGCGTCATCTTGACTGTTGTCTTTACCGTCGTTGTCCCCGCCATAGTCTTCTTTGTCATTTACAGGCTCATCCGCAAAAACCGCGAAATAGTCCAAAACGGGATTCCCGGCCAGGCAACGATACTTAAAGTGTGGGAAACAGGGATGTTCGTGAACAACCGGCCCAGGCTCGGGATGGAGCTGGAAGTGCGTCCCGCCACCGGGGCGCCATACAGGGCGGAGGCGAAAATGGTGGTGACGTTCATCAACAGCGCAAAATTCCAGCCCGGCGCCGTGATCCCGGTGAGGATATCCCGGGATGATCCCGATATGATCGTCTTTGACAGCCAGAGCGCGGAGTTTGGCGGAGTTGGAGCGGGCGGCGGAGGCTCTGCCTGATTAAAGTGATAGGTGTTTTGGAGCCGGTGTTTAACTTAGCAATGGAGGAAAAATGAAACGGATCGCAATGTACCTGGGAATGTTCGCTTTCGCTTTTGCGGCGGTGGGCTGCTCGCAAGGCAAATCAGACGCGGAGCTGGAGGTGGAAAAGGCCGCAAAAGCCGCCCAGGAAGCCAGCAAGGCGGCGCAGGAAGCGGCCCAGAAAGTGACTACGGAAGCCGCCAAAGCGGTGGAAGCCGCCAAGGAAAGCGCCGCGGCCGCCCAGCGGCAGATGCAGGGTCAGGTCGATCAGGCCGGCCAGCCAGCGGCGGCTCCGGCTCCTGCTGCGGCCCCAGCCGGGAAATAAGCCAGGGAGTTGATTTGCGGGGCCTGCGTTAGATGGCCCCATGTGGATTATAATCCGGGGTGTTTATCGCCCCGGACTATTTTATGGATATGGATACAGGCAGTCAGCGTCAGCCTGGCGTTTAGCCTGGCTGAGCGCAAGCGTCCTCTCAGCTCTCGAAACTGGCCTCTATCACGAATATATGCCCGTCCACGGTGAAAGGCATCGCCACCACAGGGCCTTTGGTGACGCTTTCGATCTCGTGCCCCTTGCCGGAAATGATCGTCGGTATGCCCGCCTCGAACACGATGCCAAGTTCGGCAAGCCTTCGCCGCGCGTCACCGCTTATCATGTTGGTCAGTTCGCCCACGGCGTCCCGGATGTCACCGTTGACCTCCGTATAAGTCTCCCCGAGCATGGAACCGACGATCTTGCATGCCGCCTCCGTTGTCAGCGAGATTACGATGGCTCCCCGTTTCGCCCCGGTGAGGCCGATGATCCCCGAAATGTCGCCAATGGAGCGTTTGTCGGTCTTCAAGAACGGTTTGCCAGGCTCCGGGGTTATCATGGCCATGGTGGACAGGACGTTGATGGTGGCCTGCAGGAACGGATTGATATACTCGGATTTCATTGAACGTCTCCAGCAAAAATGTCACGCATGGCCATATGATAGCAAGGAAACACGTTTCCCTCTTTGATACGGCGCGAATGTTATTAATTCCCCACCAGGCCAGAATGCGCCCGAAAGCGCTCCACCCCAAAAGCTTGCTTTAATCAGGCAACAATGATATCTGATCCGGTGAATTTCCAAAACAATTATTTAAAGCCCCCCGCCTCTTCGATCCTGCCGACCGCCTTGTCCACAAGCGTGATGAAATCTTCACGCTGGGCCGGTTCGAGCTTGTAAAGAAGGTCAGCGGCGATCCGGTCCGGAATCCGCTCCATCAGGCGGGCCAGGGCGGTTCCCTTGTCCGCAAGCTCTATCCAGCTTTTGCGCTTGTCCCCCTGGTCCTGATGGCGCTTCAAAATGTCCTTTTTCACAAGCCCGGCGATAAGCCATGTGGTGGTGGAGGCGGGGATTCCAAGGGACGAGCCGATGGAGCCGATGGTTATTTTGCCTTTTCCGGCCACAAGCTTTAAGACTTTACGTTCCGAGTGGGAAAGCTCCCGGGTCAACAAAGGGAGCGTTGATTCTATGGAGGCGTACCTGTCCACAATCAGATTGATCAGCTTGCCGACTTTTTCAGATTCCTTTGTAGGTTGCACGTCATTATTCCAATAATTAAATCAAAGGCGATAAAGGCGTTACGGCAATTGTAAATAAACGATACGCAAAAAACGGCTTACCGCTTAAATTAACAATCCGAATAAATCTTACAAAAAAATGAATGAAAAGAAAAGAGTTTTTCTAATCGGAGGCGCATCTCCAATATTTGGCGGCGAGTGATTCGCTGGAAGGATTGATTTGGCGGGCCGGTGTGGCTATATTCAAAGAGCGGCTTTGCGGTTGGCCGCGCATTGATTGGTGGACAAGCTTGGTGGCATGAAAATGATTATTGGAGTTATTTCCGACACTCATGACCGGGTGAACGCCATTGAAAAGTCGGTGGAGATATTTAACGCAAAGGGTGTGGACGCCGTGCTGCATTGCGGCGATTTTGTGGCCCCCTTCGCGCTTGCGCCGTTTAAAAAGCTGAAGGCCCCGTTCTATGCCGTATTTGGCAATAACGACGGCGAGAAGGAAGGTCTGTTTAAGCTGTTCGACGAAGCCGGATGGAGCTTAAAGCCGCGTCCATGGCTGTTCGAACTGGATGGAACGCGCATAGCGATGCTTCACGAGCCCGCCCCGATAGCGGAAATAGTG contains the following coding sequences:
- a CDS encoding cysteine--tRNA ligase, which encodes MPLKIYNTLTREKEDFAPIAPPKVGMYVCGVTVYDLCHIGHARAGTVFDVIYRYLKFRGYDVFYVRNVTDIDDKIINRANELKTAWNEIAEKYTHEFNVDMETLGLLKPDIEPKATDHIAEMIDIIQSLIAKNHAYESNGSVYFAVKSFAPYGILSGKNLDDLMSGARVEVDETKRDPLDFALWKAAKPGEPFWESPWGKGRPGWHIECSAMGRKYLGETFDIHGGGKDLVFPHHENEIAQSHASSGAAPVKTWVHNGFVTVNEEKMSKSLGNFFTIKDLLKLYHPEALRLFLLSSHYRSPIDFADGYLADAFKNLSRFYDLLAFAEQIGGEELKNAKTGDALKAEFVEMMDDDFNTATAIATLNNELRRLNYLRADMGQLKKTSPDFAKTKNDILCGAAGIRELGGTLGLFQCEPTSFMESAKAARLSEAGLTENEVESLIVKRTEARASKNFAYSDMIRDELAAKGILLQDTPQGTVWTAKFD
- a CDS encoding glutamate--tRNA ligase, yielding MDKVRVRFAPSPTGSLHAGNLRTALFNWLHARKSGGEFILRIEDTDAARATPEAEAEALDSLKKLGLSWDEGPDIGGPHAPYRQSERFSIYTNAADRLFKNGAAYPCYCTPEELEAERKSLIARKIAPRYLGKCRSLPPELRKKLEDEGRKPSMRFKVERDLVEFLDGVRGQMSINTGDIGDFIIVRQDGSAAYNLAAAVDDVEMRITDVIRGEDHLSNTARQILIMRSLGAEHPRYHHLSIILDASGHKLSKREGSMNVAELIENGYLPEAILTSITMLGFGGISGAEALSLSELTDKFDIGKVSRSPAHFDPARLDHINIKALRGSPPGEIARALSPVLAKAGIGLSHFSRETLNRVMTAVAGTIHRPAEAADVAMQFVKRAAPDADAIKALSDEGTDAVVEALEGEMRKRGSLADRDYDAVIESVSKAAGAKGKKLFAPIRAAVTGRLAGPNLKDLFAVLGPRGIIDRIAESKKRT
- a CDS encoding 2-C-methyl-D-erythritol 2,4-cyclodiphosphate synthase, which produces MVRIGNGFDAHRITGGRSLVLGGVTIDFDGKGLLGHSDADVLVHAICDALLGAAALGDIGKHFPDTDPQYRGISSVILLHKTARLLADADYRVVNVDATIIAEAPRIAPHIGMMRKNLADAMGTDIANVSVKATTTEKLGFTGRGEGMAAWAVALIGKK
- a CDS encoding type II toxin-antitoxin system RelE/ParE family toxin produces the protein MEILETSKFARDADDYLEEEDLEELKLYLAIQPDSGVVIPGSGGCRKLRWKGRGRGKRGGYRVIYFYRKMPEQIWLLTIYSKSELENIHPTIIKRWRQEIES
- a CDS encoding helix-turn-helix domain-containing protein, giving the protein MKKRNIGLEVLDGIREMKSGKAARRAVIDITEQIKAIREKMDLSQAQFAELMGVSKRTLQEWEQGRCKPTGAALKLLMVARCHPEALHV
- a CDS encoding chemotaxis protein CheX — its product is MKSEYINPFLQATINVLSTMAMITPEPGKPFLKTDKRSIGDISGIIGLTGAKRGAIVISLTTEAACKIVGSMLGETYTEVNGDIRDAVGELTNMISGDARRRLAELGIVFEAGIPTIISGKGHEIESVTKGPVVAMPFTVDGHIFVIEASFES
- a CDS encoding MarR family transcriptional regulator; protein product: MQPTKESEKVGKLINLIVDRYASIESTLPLLTRELSHSERKVLKLVAGKGKITIGSIGSSLGIPASTTTWLIAGLVKKDILKRHQDQGDKRKSWIELADKGTALARLMERIPDRIAADLLYKLEPAQREDFITLVDKAVGRIEEAGGFK
- a CDS encoding metallophosphoesterase, translating into MKMIIGVISDTHDRVNAIEKSVEIFNAKGVDAVLHCGDFVAPFALAPFKKLKAPFYAVFGNNDGEKEGLFKLFDEAGWSLKPRPWLFELDGTRIAMLHEPAPIAEIVRDERADLIVFGHTHEALCEERNGIMIVNPGEGCGWVKKRSTLATVDLASRTAQIESIFPEGEHIK